Below is a window of Streptomyces sp. NBC_00223 DNA.
CGATCTCGATGTCCGCGCCCTGCTCCAGGGCGGCGCGGAAGAAGTTACGACCGATGCGGCCAAAGCCGTTGATGCCTACCCGGATCGTCACGAACCGATCTCCTCGCTCATTCGCCGGTATCCTCTCCGGCTGCGAAATATGGGATGTCCCCGACCACCACCGACCCTACCGCGCCCAGGTGGCCGCAGTGACATCGGCCAGCCACGAGCGCGTAGGACGCGCAGCGCCCGACCTGGGCGCTGGGCGCCCCAAAGGGGCGCGAGGAACTGCGCGCTCAGCCGGCACGGTGGCGCGCAGGGCCCGCAGGCCCAGCCCCCGCGGCGGGTATCCGGACCACCGGCCAGTGGATGGCTGGTCACGCAGTTCCTCCCCCAGGCTTCGCCCGGGGGTACCCCCAGCGCCCCTTTGGGGCAACGCTGTCCGCAGAGGAATCGTAAGAGCGGCTGAACGTTCAGCCGACCATCTCGTCGGTGAGGTTCGCCTCCGTGCCGGGCAACCCGAGATCCGACGCCCGCTTGTCGGCCATCGCCAGCAGCCGCCTGATCCGCCCCGCCACCGCGTCCTTCGTCAGCGGCGGCTCGGCGAGCGACCCCAACTCCTCCAGCGACGCCTGCTTGTGGTCCATCCGCAGCCGTCCGGCGGCGGCCAGGTGCTCGGGCACCTCGTCCCCGAGAATCTCCAGCGCGCGCTGCACGCGCGCCCCCGCGGCGACCGCGGCGCGAGCCGACCTGCGCAGGTTCGCGTCGTCGAAGTTCGCGAGCCGGTTCGCCGTGGCCCGCACCTCGCGCCGCATCCGGCGCTCCTCCCAGGCCAGCACCGAGTCGTGCGCCCCGAGCCGCGTCAACAGCGCGCCGATCGCGTCACCGTCCCGTACGACCACCCGGTCCACATTGCGCACCTCGCGCGCCTTCGCCGGGATCTGCAGTCTGCGGGCCGCGCCGACCAGGGCCAATGCCGCCTCCGGGCCCGGGCAGGTCACCTCCAGGGAGGAGGAGCGGCCGGGCTCGGTGAGCGAGCCGTGGGCGAGGAACGCCCCGCGCCAGGCCGCCTCGGCGTCACAGGTGGCGCCGGAGACGACCTGCGGCGGCAGCCCTCGGATTGGCCGGCCGCGGCCGTCGACCAGACCGGTCTGCCGGGCGAGCTGATCACCGCCGGCCACCACCCGTACGACATAGCGGCTGCCGCGGCGCAGTCCGCCCGGGGCCATCACCACCAGATCGGAGGAGTGGCCGAAGATCTCCAGGATGTCCTTGCGCAGCCGGCGCGCCGCGATCCCGGTGTCCAGCTCCGCCTCGATCACGATCCGCCCGCTCACCAGGTGCAGACCGCCCGCGAACCGCAGGATCGACGAGACCTCCGCCTTCCGGCAGCAGGTCCGGGTGACGGGGAGCCGGGAGATTTCATCCTTCACCGCTGCCGTCATCGCCATGGGCCGATCCTTCCACGCATACGAAAAATCCGGTCATACGCGGCGGCCAACAGCTCCGGGTCGTGCCGCGGCCCGTCGGGGGCGGCGACCGGGGCCAGCTCGACCGTACCCCCCAGGCGTTCGGCCGCCTCGATGAGGCTGTCACGGTCGGGTACGGCGGCCTCGTCGGCGAGAACCACGTCGATGGTGAGTTTAGGGGCGTGTCGCCCCAAAACCTCCAAGTGACGCTGCGGAGAAAATCCTTCGGTTTCTCCCGGTTGCGGCGCGAGGTTCAAGGTGAGCACCCGGCGGGCTCTGGTGGTCATCAACGCGTCGGCCAGCTCCGGCACCAGCAGATGCGGGATGACCGAGGAGAACCAGGACCCGGGGCCGAGCACCACCCAGTCCGCGTCGAGCACCGCCCGTACGGCCTCGGGGACGGCCGGCGGGTCGGCGGGCACCAGCTGGACCTCCTGCACGTCGCCGGGGGTCAGCGCCACATTGGCCTGGCCGCGTACGGTCGAGATCGCCGCGGGGTCGGCCGGGTCGTGGCCGCGGACGACGGCGTGCAGATCGAGCGGGACCGCCGACATCGGCAGCACCCGGCCGTGCGCGCCGAGCAGCCGGCCCACCCACTCCAGGGCGGCCACCTCGTCGTTGAGCTGCTCCCACAGGGCGACGATCAGCAGATTGCCGACCGCGTGGCCGTGCAGATCGCCGCCGCTGACGAAGCGGTGCTGGAGCACCCGGGACCAGGTCTGGCCCCACTCGTCGTCGCCGCACAGCGCGGCCAGCGCCTTGCGCAGGTCGCCGGGCGGCAGCACCCCCATCTCGGTGCGCAGCCGGCCGCTGGAGCCGCCGTCGTCGGCGACGGTGACCACGGCGGTCAGATCCCCGGTGATCCGGCGCAGCGCGGCCAGGGAGGCGGACAGGCCGTGGCCTCCGCCGAGGGCGACCACCTTCGGCGGCACCCCGGTACGACGACCGGCGGCCGTCAGACGGCCGGCCCGGCGGCGCCGACCCGTCCTGATCACTCGCGCCCCATGTCCCTGTGCACCGTCACCGTCTCCACTCCGTCCGACGCCAGCCGCGCCGCGAGCCGTTCCGACATCGCCACGCTGCGGTGTTTGCCGCCGGTGCAGCCGACGGCGATGGTCACGTACCGCTTGCCCTCGCGCCGGTAGCCCGCCGCGATGATGTGCAGCAGCTCGGCGTACCGGTCGAGGAACTCCTTGGCGCCGGGCTGGTTGAACACATACGTGGCCACCTCGTCGTTGAGCCCGGTGAAGGGGCGCAGCTCCGGCACCCAGTGCGGGTTGGGCAGGAAGCGGCAGTCCACCACCAGGTCGGCGTCGACGGGAAGCCCGTACTTGAATCCGAACGACATGACGGTGGCCCGGAGTTCCTGCTCCTCGTCCCCGGCGAACTGGGCGTCGAGTTTGGCCCGCAGTTCGTGCACGTTGAGGCTGGAGGTGTCGACGACCAGGTCGGCGTCGCCGCGCAGCTCGCGCAGCAGATCGCGCTCGGCCGCGATGCCGTCGACGATCCGGCCCGAGCCCTGGAGCGGGTGCGGGCGGCGTACGGACTCGAAGCGGCGCACCAGCACGTCGTCCGAGGCCTCCAGGAAGATGACGCGGCGCTTGACGCTCTTGGTGGCCAGGTCGGCCAGCGACTCGCGCAGATTGTCGAAGAACTGCCGACCGCGTACGTCCACGACCACGGCGATCCGCGCGACATTGCCCTGGGAGCGGGCGCCGAGGTCGACCATGGTCGGGATGAGGGCCGGCGGCAGGTTGTCCACGACGAACCAGCCGAGGTCCTCCAGGCATTTCGCCGCTGTGCTGCGGCCCGCTCCGGACATGCCGGA
It encodes the following:
- the rapZ gene encoding RNase adapter RapZ, producing the protein MSEQDERDGTHVTSGGAGEALEAIPELVIISGMSGAGRSTAAKCLEDLGWFVVDNLPPALIPTMVDLGARSQGNVARIAVVVDVRGRQFFDNLRESLADLATKSVKRRVIFLEASDDVLVRRFESVRRPHPLQGSGRIVDGIAAERDLLRELRGDADLVVDTSSLNVHELRAKLDAQFAGDEEQELRATVMSFGFKYGLPVDADLVVDCRFLPNPHWVPELRPFTGLNDEVATYVFNQPGAKEFLDRYAELLHIIAAGYRREGKRYVTIAVGCTGGKHRSVAMSERLAARLASDGVETVTVHRDMGRE
- a CDS encoding gluconeogenesis factor YvcK family protein produces the protein MRTGRRRRAGRLTAAGRRTGVPPKVVALGGGHGLSASLAALRRITGDLTAVVTVADDGGSSGRLRTEMGVLPPGDLRKALAALCGDDEWGQTWSRVLQHRFVSGGDLHGHAVGNLLIVALWEQLNDEVAALEWVGRLLGAHGRVLPMSAVPLDLHAVVRGHDPADPAAISTVRGQANVALTPGDVQEVQLVPADPPAVPEAVRAVLDADWVVLGPGSWFSSVIPHLLVPELADALMTTRARRVLTLNLAPQPGETEGFSPQRHLEVLGRHAPKLTIDVVLADEAAVPDRDSLIEAAERLGGTVELAPVAAPDGPRHDPELLAAAYDRIFRMRGRIGPWR
- the whiA gene encoding DNA-binding protein WhiA encodes the protein MAMTAAVKDEISRLPVTRTCCRKAEVSSILRFAGGLHLVSGRIVIEAELDTGIAARRLRKDILEIFGHSSDLVVMAPGGLRRGSRYVVRVVAGGDQLARQTGLVDGRGRPIRGLPPQVVSGATCDAEAAWRGAFLAHGSLTEPGRSSSLEVTCPGPEAALALVGAARRLQIPAKAREVRNVDRVVVRDGDAIGALLTRLGAHDSVLAWEERRMRREVRATANRLANFDDANLRRSARAAVAAGARVQRALEILGDEVPEHLAAAGRLRMDHKQASLEELGSLAEPPLTKDAVAGRIRRLLAMADKRASDLGLPGTEANLTDEMVG